From a region of the Sesamum indicum cultivar Zhongzhi No. 13 linkage group LG3, S_indicum_v1.0, whole genome shotgun sequence genome:
- the LOC105158995 gene encoding BEACH domain-containing protein B (The sequence of the model RefSeq protein was modified relative to this genomic sequence to represent the inferred CDS: added 41 bases not found in genome assembly): protein MLITGRLLLYLACNLGVPGGMNIVKGVADLIWRSGGQSGEYGSVPQSGRFSPPNPTICFSEVGDEAILKALLEKYVTTVDEVEKRKLFHIFLKQFLMIFQNWKPFNLGQTPEETPTPSPVEYYQNIGDVVFGCSYGHPTEVILILTEEVSRITRLLTNNQVGITTSINITSESWMALDALAVVTLSIHNCKVFGYHGGIQKLTALMKAAVVQLKTITSALPADESLFNTMVESAGTLQKILVHVVSVICNFIDFHSSIEENVQDKSTKTETSVARSGEILINPSTAVKSPVSETILSWHQKTVVSVMEAGGLNWLLEILRLIRRLIMKEQWADMYLQHLTLRALKSALADNPRGQNHFRSIGGLEVLLDGLGVPSIDSLIASDSSRNKNLQGIFNLHVLSLEVLREAIFGNFNNLQFLFENGRVQKLANSFCSVAFMLQEYKQRKDEFEAGKRDASEICKEDVSSPFLSDPSYLQHWKDYVARLSAALCYFFVEAKDTKSCLIQSTISRNVILVSAAYAELSVKWFTRVLLTVFPCIKACSDQNEIPSHLRIFAYTMQHCVLFAFKKVLLSSPSLIDVFRSESVWDFIFSESFFYFGLAPTEFSGENFRSNEAPLIDDEGYSGSISSMNQVNLCDVDILQVEVISFMEFAATLNGTSHNLPECTVLLDALEQSACNPELANVLAKGLLHILQLSAEKTVSSFKTLAAIPRLLKVACIQVQESKGPGTTTAFAETITDGLASCQSHEISYSPEVTQSWAKCMQTFMELFAEYFSVSDDTKLSILCSSMCINCMFDLFWEESLRDLMLKYVLDLMKIVPITEEDKKAKVFLCSKYLETFTHVKERVKNFADLSVELLMGMRDMLLRDRVYYQALFREGECFLHVLSLLNGNLDAGNGEKLVLNVIQTLTFLLSQNDASKAAFRVLVGKGYQTLRSLLLDFCQWQPGEALLSTLLDMLVDGKFDLKVNSVIKNEDVILLYLSVLQKSSDSLQHHGLNMFLHLLRDSLSNQASCVRAGMLDFLLNWFSQDNSETIVWKISQLIQVIGGHSISGKDIRKIFALLRSENMGLQQRSSSLLLTSMLTMLNEKGPTAFFDLNGIDSGIVIKTPVPWPVYKGFSFTCWLRVENFPQNGPMGLFSFLMENGRGCYAVLAEDKLIYESINQKRQCISMNLNLVRKKWHFFCLVHSVGRAFSGGSQLRCYLDGVLVSSEKCRYAKVNDPLTSCTIGTKLDLPISKDENVTHSIKNSYPFLGQIGPTYLFSDAISSELVQGIYSLGPSYMYYFLDNEISVYVDNFLSGGVSDAKDGLASKIIFGLNAQASDGRKLFNVSPIVDQALDKKCFEATVLGGTQLCSRRLLQQIIYCVGGVSVFFPLLTQCDIYEHEASDQVGGTLLTPIKKGHLTAETIKLIASILDDNLANQQQMLLLSGFSILGFLLQSVPAKQLNLETLSALKHLFSVVSNGGLSELLVTDAIACILLNPHIWVHAVYRVQRELYMFLLQQLDNDPRLLKCLCRLPRVLDIIGQFYQDSEETKHAVRSKPVVHVTERIAGEKLERQEIHKIRLLLLSLGEMSLREHTAASDIKALLAFCETCQDMACIEDILNMMIRAVSHKQLLASFLEQLHVIGGCHTFVNLLSRDFEPVRLLGLQFIGRLLVGLPAEKKGSKFFNISVGRSKSLSEVHKKISLDMKPIFSIICDRLFKFPQTDHLCATLFDVLLGGASPKQVLRKHNQSDRPKNSKSNSQFVLPQVLSLIFRFLSGCEDRTSRMKIMGDLLDLLDSNPSNIEALMENGWNAWLVASMKLDVMKSYQTKMQSLDDSEMDEQYSVRNVYSLVLCHYMLSVKGGWQNLEETVNFLLIQSEQVGVSCQSFLRDLYEDLIQKLINLSSEENVFVSQPCRDNTLYLVKLVDEMLISETDYRLPFPASSSKFPQFLELENCPDFDAALFEVLQGEPGQNLSGTAGVKDQHYFNEDGKIVDEWWNIYDKLWIIISEMNGKGRSKMLPRSSSFMVPSLGQRARGLVESLNIPAAEMAAVVSGGISSALVGKPNKTVDKAMLLRGERCSRFVYRLIILYLCRSSLERASQCVQQFIPILPFLLTADDEQSKSRLQLFIWSLLAVRFQYGMRDGGARFHVISSLIRETINCGKSMLATSIMSSDDLSDFANNSKEGNAIFDFIQKDRLLDAVADEVKYIKTVTADRSLQLDELRSRLEENATMDSNQKKAFEEQIQSCLNTILALDDSRRSLFQLTLDEDKQIVAEKWIHTLRLLIDERGPWSAKPFPNSVVTHWKLDKTEDAWRRRQKLRRNYHFNDKLCVPPSVVDAVLASTNDNKLGLGVLALDKMKQLSLKGIQRITDEGSAEPSESEVQSTQQKISEIENSLEQQYSEVTKENSEQEIVQDRRDYSSVTESEKSKVLMEIPCVLVTPKRKLAGRLAIMKKIIRFFGEYLVEGTGGSSVLRTFYSSGSLDHSTSEHFGGPQRQKFLKLPTDLNFDSERFSVNEDINSINGDNDRKQHKSIKRHRCWDISKIKAVHWTRYLLRYTAIEIFFVNSMAPIFLNFASQKDAKDVGSLIVATRNESIFLKGHKDKAGVISFVDRRLAQEMAETARESWRRREITNFEYLMILNTLAGRSYNDLTQYPVFPWVLADYSSETLDLKKSSTFRDLSKPVGALDPKRFQVFEDRYHNFVDPDIPSFYYGSHYSSMGIVLFYLLRLEPFTALHRSLQGGKFDHADRLFQSIESTFKNCLSNTSDVKELIPEFFYMPEFLINSNSYHFGVKQDGEPIADVCLPPWAKGSPEEFISKNREALESEYVSSNLHHWIDLVFGYKQRGKPAVEAANIFYYLTYEGAVDLDNMEDDLQRSAIEDQIANFGQTPIQIFRKKHPRRGPPIPIAHPLRFAPGSISLTSVVPSINNSPSAVMYVNVLDSYVVAVSQSLTMSVKMWLTTQLQSGGNFTFSGSQDPFFGIGSDVLSPCKIRSPLVDNFDLGSECFATLQTPSENFLISCGNWENSFQVLSLNDGRMVQSVRHHKDVVSCIAVTADGSILATGSYDTTVMVWEVLRVRGTEKRSRNTRIEIPWKDCIIADTPFHILCGHDDVITCLYASTELDLVISGSKDGTCIFHTLQDGRYVRSLRHPSGRPLSKLIASRHGQIVLYADDLSLHLYSINGRHISTAESNGRLSCLALSSCGDFLVCGGDQGQIIVRSMNSLEIITKYTGIGKSICSLTVTPEECFIAGTKDGNLLVYSIENPQLRKTSLQKNSKMKASGHDRL, encoded by the exons gTGGAAAAGAGAAAGTTGTTCCATATATTTCTCAAGCAATTCTTGATGATATTCCAGAACTGGAAACCCTTTAATTTGGGTCAAACTCCTGAAGAAACTCCTACCCCTTCACCTGTGGAATATTACCAAAATATTGGTGATGTGGTGTTTGGCTGTAGTTATGGTCACCCTACTGAAGTAATACTGATCTTGACAGAAGAAGTTTCACGAATAACAAGATTGCTTACGAACA ATCAAGTTGGCATCACTACAAGCATAAATATAACAAGCGAATCATGGATGGCCTTAGATGCTTTGGCTGTTGTGACTTTATCTATTCATAACTGCAAAGTTTTTGGTTATCATGGTGGGATTCAGAAGCTTACAGCATTGATGAAAG CTGCTGTTGTCCAACTTAAGACTATAACTAGTGCACTCCCAGCAGATGAAAGTTTGTTTAATACTATGGTAGAGAGTGCTGGAACTTTGCAGAAGATACTTGTTCATGTGGTGTCCGTCATCTGCAATTTcattgattttcattcaagCATAGAGGAAAATGTACAGGACAAGAGTACCAAAACCGAAACTTCTGTGGCGAGGAGTggtgaaatattaattaacccTTCTACTGCTGTAAAATCTCCAGTTTCTGAAACAATCTTATCATGGCACCAAAAAACAGTTGTATCGGTCATGGAAGCTGGAGGTCTTAATTGGTTATTAG AGATATTGCGTCTGATCAGGAGATTGATTATGAAAGAACAGTGGGCGGATATGTACCTCCAGCACTTGACTCTCAGAGCTCTTAAATCAGCTTTGGCTGATAATCCACGTGGTCAAAACCATTTTCGAAGTATTGGAGGTCTGGAAGTTCTATTAGATGGACTTGGAGTTCCTTCAATTGATAGCTTGATCGCCAGTGATTCATCGAG AAACAAAAATCTGCAGGGAATTTTTAATCTCCATGTCCTCTCATTGGAGGTTCTCAGGGAAGCTAT CTTTGGTAATTTCAACAATTTGCAGTTTCTGTTTGAGAATGGGAGGGTACAAAAGCTTGCAAATAGCTTTTGTTCAGTCGCGTTCATGCTTCAAGAGTACAAGCAGCGCAAGGATGAATTTGAAGCAGGAAAGAGAGATGCTTCAGAAATCTGTAAAGAAGACGTGTCGTCTCCATTTCTATCTGATCCATCTTATTTACAACATTGGAAAGATTATGTTGCCAGGTTGAGTGCAGCTCTATGTTATTTCTTTGTTGAAGCAAAAGACACCAAATCCTGCCTCATTCAATCAACTATCAGCAGAAATGTCATATTGGTGTCTGCAGCTTATGCAGAACTATCCGTGAAGTGGTTCACAAGGGTGCTTCTTACAGTTTTCCCATGCATCAAGGCCTGTTCAGATCAAAACGAAATCCCTAGCCACCTAAG GATCTTTGCCTACACAATGCAGCATTGTGTTCTTTTTGCATTTAAGAAGGTCCTTCTTTCATCACCGTCATTAATTGATGTCTTCCGTTCAGAGAGTGTGTGGGACTTTATCTTCTCTGAGAGTTTTTTCTACTTTGGTCTGGCTCCTACTGAATTTTCTGGGGAGAATTTTAGGAGCAATGAGGCTCCTTTAATAGATGATGAAGGATACAGTGGTTCAATTTCCTCAATGAATCAAGTTAATTTATGTGATGTGGATATCCTCCAAGTTGAAGTAATCTCATTCATGGAATTTGCAGCAACTTTAAATGGAACTTCCCATAACTTG CCCGAATGTACTGTTTTGCTGGATGCCCTCGAACAATCTGCATGTAATCCTGAGCTTGCCAATGTTCTGGCAAAGGGCCTGCTTCATATATTGCAGCTTTCTGCTGAGAAAACTGTTTCTTCATTTAAGACACTTGCTGCAATTCCTCGGCTTCTCAAAGTTGCCTGTATTCAGGTCCAGGAATCTAAAGGGCCTGGAACTACAACTGCTTTTGCTGAAACCATTACGGATGGCCTTGCATCTTGTCAAAGCCATGAAATTTCTTATTCTCCTGAGGTGACTCAGAGTTGGGCAAAATGCATGCAAACATTCATGGAACTATTTGCAGAGTACTTCTCAGTATCAGATGATACAaaactttcaattttgtgCAGTTCTATGTGCATCAATTGTATGTTTGACTTGTTTTGGGAAGAGAGTCTTAGAGATCTTATGCTGAAGTATGTTCTTGATCTTATGAAG ATCGTCCCAATTACTGAAGAGGACAAGAAAGCAAAAGTTTTTCTGTGCTCCAAGTACTTGGAGACATTCACACATGTGAAAGAACGAGTTAAGAATTTTGCAGATTTGTCAGTTGAGTTACTGATGGGAATGAGAGACATGCTACTAAGAGATCGAGTG TATTATCAAGCTTTGTTCCGTGAGGGTGAATGTTTCTTGCATGTTCTCTCATTGTTGAACGGAAACCTGGATGCTGGAAATGGAGAGAAGTTGGTTTTAAATGTCATTCAAACACTGACTTTCTTACTATCGCAGAATGATGCTTCAAag GCTGCTTTTAGGGTGCTCGTTGGGAAGGGTTATCAGACTTTGCGGAGTTTGCTGCTGGATTTCTGCCAGTGGCAGCCTGGTGAAGCACTTTTAAGTACGCTGCTTGATATGTTGGTTGATGGAAAATTTGATCTCAAGGTGAACTCTGTTATAAAG AATGAAGATGTGATCTTGCTTTATCTCAGTGTTCTTCAAAAG AGCAGTGACTCATTGCAACACCATGGTCTCAATATGTTCCTTCATTTGCTAAGGGATTCCTTATCTAA TGAATTGGTTTTCACAAGACAATAGTGAAACTATAGTTTGGAAAATCTCCCAGTTAATTCAGGTTATTGGCGGGCATAGTATATCTGGAAAAGATATTCGGAAAATATTTGCTCTGCTTCGTAGTGAGAATATGGGTCTTCAGCAGCGCTCAAGCTCATTACTCTTAACCAGCATGTTAACAATGCTAAATGAGAAAGGACCAACGGCATTCTTTGATCTCAATGGGATTGATTCT GGCATCGTAATCAAAACACCAGTTCCATGGCCTGTGTACAAGGGATTTTCATTTACATGTTGGCTCAGGGTAGAAAACTTTCCGCAAAATGGACCAATGGGGCTCTTCAGTTTCCTAATGGAAAATGGACGAGGGTGCTATGCTGTCCTTGCAGAGGACAAATTGATTTATGAG TCAATCAATCAGAAACGGCAATGTATATCGATGAATTTGAACCTTGTGAGAAAGAAGTGGCACTTTTTCTGTTTGGTTCATTCTGTTGGTAGAGCATTTTCAGGGGGAAGCCAGCTGAGATGTTATTTGGATGGAGTTCTTGTTTCCTCAGAAAAATGCAG ATATGCTAAAGTTAATGATCCATTGACTAGTTGCACAATTGGAACTAAACTCGATCTACCCATATCCAAGGACGAGAATGTCACTCATTCTATCAAAAACTCTTATCCTTTTCTTGGTCAGATTGGTCCCACATACTTGTTCAGTGATGCTATCTCTTCTGAACTAGTGCAGGGCATATATTCTTTAGGACCAAGTTATATGTACTACTTCCTTGATAATGAAATTTCTGTCTATGTGGATAACTTTTTGTCTGGTGGAGTTAGTGATGCCAAAGATGGCCTTGCATCAAAAATCATCTTTGGACTTAACGCGCAG GCAAGTGATGGGAGGAAATTATTCAATGTGTCACCGATCGTGGATCAAGCACTTGATAAGAAGTGTTTTGAAGCAACTGTACTGGGTGGCACACAGCTATGCTCTCGACGGCTGCTGCAGCAGATCATTTATTGTGTTGGGGGGGTATCTgtgttttttcctcttttgaCACAGTGTGATATTTATGAACATGAAGCAAGCGATCAAGTTGGCGGGACATTGCTCACTCCTATTAAAAAGGGGCATTTGACTGCTGAAACTATTAAGCTTATAGCATCTATTTTGGATGATAATTTGGCCAATCAACAACAGATGCTGCTACTTTCAGGATTTTCAATACTGGGATTTTTGCTTCAATCAGTCCCAGCAAagcagctaaatttggaaacTCTTTCAGCACTGAAGCATTTGTTTAGTGTTGTTTCTAATGGTG GCTTGTCAGAGCTGCTGGTAACAGATGCTATTGCTTGTATCCTTCTTAATCCTCATATTTGGGTCCACGCGGTTTACAGGGTGCAACGAGAACTATACATGTTCCTTCTCCAGCAATTGGATAATGACCCAAGGTTGCTAAAGTGTCTCTGTAGGCTTCCTCGTGTGCTTGATATTATTGGACAGTTTTACCAGGATAGTGAAGAAACCAAACATGCTGTTAGAAGCAAGCCAGTTGTACATGTCACAGAACGAATTGCTGGAGAGAAGCTAGAGAGAcaagaaatacataaaattcgTCTCCTTTTACTAAGTCTTGGTGAGATGAGTCTTAG GGAGCATACAGCGGCGTCTGACATAAAAGCACTCCTTGCATTTTGTGAAACCTGTCAGGATATGGCATGCATTGAAGACATTTTAAACATGATGATCCGTGCTGTTTCCCACAAACAACTCCTCGCTTCCTTTCTAGAACAACTGCATGTCATTGGAGGCTGTCATACTTTTGTCAATCTCCTATCAAG GGATTTTGAGCCAGTTAGATTGCTTGGATTACAGTTCATTGGAAGACTTCTTGTTGGTCTTCCAGCAGAGAAGAAAggatcaaaattttttaacatttcagTTGGACGGTCCAAATCTCTATCTgaagttcataaaaaaataagcttaGATATGAAACCAATTTTCTCCATAATATGCGATAGGCTCTTCAAATTTCCACAGACAGATCATCTCTGTGCTACACTGTTTGACGTTCTGCTAGGTGGTGCTAGTCCGAAACAG GTTTTGCGGAAGCATAACCAATCTGATCGACCAAAAAACAGCAAAAGTAATTCTCAGTTCGTCCTTCCACAGGTTTTATCCCTAATATTCAGATTTTTGTCAGGTTGTGAGGATCGCACttcaagaatgaaaattatgGGAGATCTTCTAGATCTTCTAGATTCAAATCCTTCAAACATTGAAGCTCTTATG GAAAATGGATGGAATGCTTGGTTGGTTGCCTCTATGAAGCTGGATGTAATGAAGAGTTACCAAACCAAAATGCAAAGTCTTGATGACTCTGAAATGGATGAGCAATATTCTGTGAGAAATGTATATAGTCTTGTTCTTTGTCACTATATGCTTTCTGTAAAAGGCGGCTGGCAGAATTTAGAAGAGACTGTGAATTTCCTATTAATTCAAAGTGAACAA GTTGGTGTGTCATGTCAATCTTTTCTACGTGATTTATATGAAGATTTGATACAGAAGCTAATAAACTTATCTTCAGAGGAAAATGTTTTTGTCTCTCAGCCATGTCGGGACAACACATTATACCTTGTCAAATTAGTTGATGAAATGCTCATTTCTGAAACGGATTATCGGCTTCCG TTTCCTGCAAGCAGCTCCAAGTTTCCTCAGTTTCTGGAACTAGAGAACTGCCCAGATTTCGATGCTGCTTTATTTGAGGTCTTGCAGGGAGAACCTGGTCAAAACTTATCTGG GACTGCTGGGGTAAAGGACCAGCATTATTTCAATGAAGATGGAAAAATTGTTGATGAGTGGTGGAATATATACGACAAACTCTGGATCATTATCAGTGAAATGAATGGCAAGGGACGGAGCAAGATGTTACCAAGATCGTCATCATTTATGGTGCCATCTTTGGGCCAAAGAGCTCGCGGATTGGTAGAATCATTGAACATCCCTGCTGCTGAGATGGCTGCAGTAGTTTCAGGGGGAATTAGCAGTGCGCTGGTTGGAAAACCAAATAAGACTGTTGACAAGGCTATGCTACTGAGAGGGGAAAGATGTTCAAGATTTGTTTACCGCCTAATAATTCTCTATCTTTGTAGATCATCACTTGAGAGAGCATCTCAGTGCGTGCAACAGTTTATCCCTATTCTGCCTTTCCTTCTGACTGCTGATGATGAGCAAAGCAAGAGTAGGCTGCAACTTTTTATCTg GTCCTTGCTAGCTGTTAGGTTCCAGTATGGAATGCGTGACGGTGGTGCCCGCTTTCATGTCATTTCTAGCTTGATACGAGAAACTATCAACTGTGGGAAGTCCATGCTAGCTACGAGTATCATGAGTAGTGATGATTTGTCTGATTTTGCTAATAATTCAAAGGAAGGGAACGCTATATTTGATTTCATCCAAAAGGATCGACTTCTTGATGCG GTTGCTGATGAAGTCAAGTACATTAAGACTGTGACAGCTGATCGAAGTTTGCAATTAGATGAACTGCGAAGTAGACTGGAAGAAAATGCGACAATGGATTCTAATCAAAAGAAAGCTTTTGAGGAGCAAATACAAAGTTGTTTAAATACCATTCTTGCTTTGGATGACAGCAGAAGATCTTTGTTCCAGCTCACTTTGGATGAGGACAAGCAAATTGTCGCT GAAAAGTGGATTCATACTCTCCGCTTGCTGATCGATGAAAGGGGTCCGTGGTCAGCTAAGCCTTTCCCAAATAGTGTAGTTACACATTGGAAACTTGATAAAACTGAGGATGCATGGCGCCGTAGGCAGAAGTTAAGAcgaaattatcattttaatgaCAAGCTTTGTGTCCCCCCCTCCGTAGTAGACGCTGTGCTTGCTTCTACCAATGATAACAAACTTGGTCTTGGGGTCCTCGCTTTGGATAAAATGAAGCAACTTTCACTGAAAGGAATTCAGAGAATTACTGATGAGGGATCTGCAGAACCAAGTGAAAGTGAGGTTCAATCTACCCAACAAAAGATCTCAGAGATAGAGAATTCATTGGAACAACAGTACTCCGAGGTGACAAAAGAGAATAGTGAGCAGGAAATTGTGCAAGACAGAAGAGATTACTCTTCAGTAACAGAATCAGAGAAGAGTAAG gTTCTCATGGAGATCCCCTGTGTTCTTGTGACACCAAAGAGAAAATTAGCTGGGCGATTGgcaattatgaaaaaaatcatacgTTTCTTTGGTGAGTATTTGGTGGAAGGTACAGGTGGATCATCTGTTCTTAGAACCTTTTATTCTTCAGGCAGTCTTGATCACAGCACTTCTGAACACTTTGGAGGACCTCAGAGGCAGAAGTTTCTAAAATTGCCCACGGATTTGAATTTCGATTCTGAAAGGTTTAGTGTGAATGAGGATATAAATTCTATTAATGGAGATAATGATAGAAAACAGCACAAAAGTATTAAGCGTCATCGGTGTTGGGACATATCTAAG ATTAAGGCTGTTCATTGGACTCGATATTTGCTGAGATATACTGCAATAGAGATCTTCTTTGTTAACTCTATGGCtccaatatttttgaattttgcatCCCAAAAGGATGCAAAGGATGTTGGAAGTTTGATAGTGGCAACAAGAAATGAGTCTATATTCCTCAAGGGGCACAAGGACAAGGCTGgagttatttcatttgttgatAGACGCCTAGCTCAAGAAATGGCAGAAACTGCTAGAGAAAGCTGGAGGAGAAGAGAGATTACAAACTTTGAATATCTGATGATTCTTAACACCCTTGCAGGAAGGTCATACAATGATCTGACCCAGTATCCTGTATTTCCTTGGGTGTTGGCCGACTACTCTTCTGAGACTCTTGATTTGAAGAAGTCATCAACTTTCAGGGATTTATCTAAGCCTGTTGGAGCTCTTGATCCTAAACGATTTCAG GTTTTTGAGGATAGGTACCATAACTTTGTTGATCCAGATATTCCCAG TTTCTATTATGGTTCTCATTACTCAAGCATGGGAATTGTGCTCTTTTACCTACTTAGATTAGAGCCATTTACCGCACTCCACCGCAGTTTGCAG GGTGGCAAATTTGATCATGCTGACCGACTTTTCCAAAGCATTGAAAGCACTTTCAAGAACTGTCTTTCAAATACAAGTGATGTGAAGGAATTGATTCCTGAATTCTTCTACATGCCGGAATTTCTAATAAATTCGAACTCGTATCATTTTGGTGTAAAACAAGATGGGGAACCAATAGCTGATGTCTGCCTCCCCCCTTGGGCCAAG GGCTCGCCAGAAGAATTCATTAGTAAAAACAGGGAGGCCCTTGAAAGTGAATATGTTAGTTCAAACCTTCACCACTGGATTGATCTGGTGTTTGGTTACAAACAGCGTGGAAAACCAGCTGTGGAG GCTGcaaacattttttattatttaacttatgaAGGTGCTGTTGACTTGGACAACATGGAAGATGATTTGCAAAGGTCAGCCATTGAGGACCAGATTGCTAATTTTGGTCAGACaccaattcaaatttttcgTAAGAAACATCCGAGGAGAGGGCCACCGATCCCAATTGCTCATCCTCTGCGATTTGCTCCTGGCTCTATTAGTCTAACTTCTGTTGTTCCAAGTATAAACAATTCTCCTTCAGCAGTGATGTATGTCAATGTGTTGGACTCATACGTTGTCGCTGTGAGCCAAAGCCTCACAATGTCTGTTAAGATGTGGTTGACCACTCAACTGCAGTCTGGTGGGAACTTTACGTTCTCTGGCTCTCAG GATCCTTTTTTTGGCATTGGGTCAGATGTACTCTCCCCTTGTAAAATTAGGAGTCCTCTGGTGGATAACTTTGATCTTGGATCAGAATGCTTTGCAACCTTGCAAACACCATCTGAAAACTTCCTCATTTCCTGTGGCAACTGGGAAAATAGTTTTCAGGTCTTGTCCCTGAATGATGGAAGAATGGTGCAGAGTGTTAGACATCACAAAGATGTGGTCAGCTGTATTGCAG tGACCGCTGATGGAAGCATACTTGCAACTGGAAGCTATGATACCACTGTTATGGTGTGGGAAGTTCTCCGTGTTAGAGGCACTGAAAAGAGATCTCGAAATACACGGATAGAGATTCCTTGGAAGGACTGCATTATTGCTGATACCCCATTCCATATTCTTTGTGGGCATGATGATGTTATTACATGCTTATATGCAAGTACGGAGCTTGATCTCGTGATAAGTGGTTCAAAAGATGGAACTTGTATTTTCCATACGCTACAGGACGGAAGATATGTAAGATCTCTTCGACATCCTTCTGGTAGACCATTGTCCAAGCTTATTGCTTCTCGCCATGGCCAAATTGTCCTATATGCGGATGATCTTAGTTTGCACCTTTATTCTATTAATGGAAGGCACATTTCAACTGCTGAATCCAATGGCCGCCTTAGCTGCCTTGCACTAAGTAGTTGTGGTGATTTTCTAGTGTGCGGAGGAGATCAGGGGCAGATTATTGTACGCTCTATGAACTCCcttgaaataataacaaaatatactGGAATTGGTAAGTCGATTTGTTCACTGACTGTGACCCCTGAAGAATGCTTCATAGCTGGAACTAAAGATGGCAATCTTCTAGTGTATTCCATTGAAAATCCTCAACTCCGTAAAACAAGCcttcaaaaaaattccaaaatgaAAGCATCTGGACATGACAGATTATAA